In Triticum aestivum cultivar Chinese Spring chromosome 5B, IWGSC CS RefSeq v2.1, whole genome shotgun sequence, the following proteins share a genomic window:
- the LOC123113484 gene encoding uncharacterized protein isoform X1, which translates to MDIMEKVLEVKGEDAAKMALQEGLPADYIELLLNLWNFRMWGYHQEPARWQRLNSQRGLKTEGSSSCLFIRAREIDTYRRRCSRVRGRRLRLCSQRQWTKTWSYITHTE; encoded by the exons ATGGACATAATGGAGAAGGTTCTTGAG GTGAAAGGCGAGGATGCCGCCAAGATGGCGCTGCAAGAGGGCCTGCCTGCTG ATTACATTGAACTGTTGCTGAACTTGTGGAATTTTCGCATGTGGGGATATCATCAGGAGCCAGCACGGTGGCAGCGATTGAACTCGCAAAGAGGCCTGAAAACAGAGGGAAGCTCATCGTG TCTGTTCATCCGAGCGCGGGAGATCGATACTTACCGTCGGCGCTGTTCGAGGGTCCGAGGAAGGAGGCTGAGGCTATGCAGCCAGCGCCAGTGGACTAAAACCTGGAGCTATATAACGCATACAGAATAA
- the LOC123113484 gene encoding bifunctional L-3-cyanoalanine synthase/cysteine synthase, mitochondrial isoform X2 gives MDIMEKVLEVKGEDAAKMALQEGLPAGASTVAAIELAKRPENRGKLIVSVHPSAGDRYLPSALFEGPRKEAEAMQPAPVD, from the exons ATGGACATAATGGAGAAGGTTCTTGAG GTGAAAGGCGAGGATGCCGCCAAGATGGCGCTGCAAGAGGGCCTGCCTGCTG GAGCCAGCACGGTGGCAGCGATTGAACTCGCAAAGAGGCCTGAAAACAGAGGGAAGCTCATCGTG TCTGTTCATCCGAGCGCGGGAGATCGATACTTACCGTCGGCGCTGTTCGAGGGTCCGAGGAAGGAGGCTGAGGCTATGCAGCCAGCGCCAGTGGACTAA
- the LOC123113483 gene encoding uncharacterized protein has translation MDPGAAPPPPPGSASADADCDATLPVDLLLEIAARSDAVSVVRCAAAAKPLRRAILDRGFRRLLAQRATATSGYDPSLLRGVSYKVEDSDADRPARVVQPVPPDEPSVLRFNESLAFEPVASRDGLVVLRRLRPRPLFGQSIEEGPPGSVLRVCHSFTGAVSVLPSVSIRDYRKHALLSVDDNGRAFELLVADERLRIQIYSSRDGRWGPVRAAFPRRQSRPFHDSYPLVIGRTVHWLCNPEPLPPGRHLSGPEPYIVAVDVDTMEATVIDLPRGCTSRMTASMSHRGLLLAASVDGRLKVVVSETQVISMWTMLPPVEGEPSSPPRWIRQVLIDKQDWGVHSSVQFEGFGLRSGTVILYVGRVGLIRLNLATKEAVIVYHRSDTAYISQVCLHEMDLSSLLQTMKPLS, from the coding sequence atggaccccggcgccgccccccctcctcccCCCGGATCCGCCTCCGCCGACGCCGACTGCGACGCCACGCTCCCGGTGGACCTGCTCCTCGAGATCGCGGCGCGCTCCGACGCCGTCTCCGTGGTCCGCTGCGCGGCGGCCGCCAAGCCGCTGCGCCGCGCCATCCTCGACCGGGGCTTCCGCCGCCTGCTGGCGCAGCGCGCCACCGCCACCTCCGGCTACGACCCCTCCCTCCTCCGCGGCGTCTCCTACAAGGTCGAGGACAGCGACGCCGACCGCCCCGCGCGCGTCGTGCAGCCCGTGCCCCCCGACGAGCCCTCCGTGCTCCGCTTCAACGAGAGCCTCGCCTTCGAGCCCGTCGCCTCCCGCGACGGCCTCGTCgtgctccgccgcctccgcccgcgcccgctctTCGGCCAGTCCATCGAGGAGGGCCCACCCGGCAGCGTGCTCCGCGTCTGCCACAGCTTCACCGGCGCCGTCTCCGTCCTCCCCTCCGTCTCCATACGCGACTACCGCAAGCACGCGCTGCTCTCTGTCGACGACAACGGCCGCGCCTTCGagctgctcgtcgccgacgagcGCCTGCGCATCCAGATTTACTCCTCCAGGGACGGCCGCTGGGGCCCCGTCCGCGCCGCCTTCCCCCGCCGCCAGTCCAGGCCGTTCCACGACTCCTACCCCCTCGTCATCGGCCGCACCGTCCACTGGCTCTGCAACCCGGAGCCGCTGCCGCCCGGCCGCCACCTGTCTGGCCCGGAGCCGTACATCGTCGCCGTCGACGTCGACACcatggaggccaccgtgatcgatcTGCCGCGGGGCTGCACCAGCAGAATGACGGCCTCTATGAGCCACCGGGGCCTCCTCCTGGCCGCGTCGGTGGACGGGAGGCTCAAGGTTGTGGTCTCGGAGACCCAGGTTATATCAATGTGGACCATGTTACCGCCCGTCGAGGgggagccgagctcgccgccgagaTGGATCCGCCAGGTGCTGATAGACAAGCAGGACTGGGGCGTGCACAGCTCAGTTCAGTTCGAGGGGTTCGGGCTGAGGAGTGGCACTGTCATCCTATATGTCGGTAGAGTTGGGCTCATTCGGCTCAACCTTGCCACAAAAGAGGCGGTTATCGTCTACCACCGCAGCGATACGGCCTACATCTCGCAGGTTTGCCTGCACGAGATGGATTTGTCCTCCCTGCTCCAGACCATGAAACCTCTGAGCTAG
- the LOC123113485 gene encoding succinate dehydrogenase [ubiquinone] flavoprotein subunit, mitochondrial, protein MWRSRVSRGLREAKAAAAAASRRFSTTSSYTVVDHTYDAVVVGAGGAGLRAAIGLSEHGFNTACITKLFPTRSHTVAAQGGINAALGNMSEDDWRWHMYDTVKGSDWLGDQDAIQYMCREAPKAVIELENYGLPFSRTEDGKIYQRAFGGQSLDFGKGGQAYRCACAADRTGHAMLHTLYGQAMKHNTQFFVEYFALDLIMDKEGTCQGVIALNMEDGTLHRFRSTNTILATGGYGRAYFSATSAHTCTGDGNAMVARAGLPLQDLEFVQFHPTGIYGAGCLITEGSRGEGGILRNSEGERFMERYAPTAKDLASRDVVSRSMTMEIREGRGVGPMKDHLYLHLNHLPPEVLKERLPGISETAAIFAGVDVTKEPIPVLPTVHYNMGGIPTNYHGQVVDIKGDNPDTVIPGLMAAGEAACASVHGANRLGANSLLDIVVFGRACANRVAEISKPGETQKPLEKDAGEKTIAWLDKLRNANGSLPTSKIRLNMQRIMQNNAAVFRTQETLTEGCELISEAQKSFHDVKLSDRSLIWNSDLIETIELENLLINACITMHSAEARQESRGAHAREDFKTRDDDKWMKHSLGYWEDEKVRLEYRPVHMNTLDDEVETFPPKARVY, encoded by the exons ATGTGGCGCAGCCGCGTGTCGCGGGGCCTCCGGGAGgccaaggccgccgccgccgccgcgtccaggCGCTTCTCCACCACCTCG TCCTACACGGTGGTGGATCACACCTACGATGCGGTCGTGGTTGGAGCTGGAGGCGCGGGGCTCAGGGCCGCGATTGGGCTCTCGGAGCATGGGTTCAACACCGCCTGCATCACCAAGCTCTTCCCCACGCGGTCGCACACTGTGGCAGCACAG GGAGGTATAAACGCTGCTCTTGGAAACATGAGCGAAGATGACTGGAGGTGGCATATGTATGATACAGTCAAAGGAAGTGATTGGCTCG GTGACCAAGATGCTATCCAGTATATGTGTAGAGAAGCACCAAAGGCTGTTATAGAGCTTGAGAACTATGGATTACCATTTTCCAGAACTGAAGATGGAAAAATTTATCAACGTGCTTTTGGAGGCCAAAGCTTAGATTTTGGAAAAG GTGGTCAGGCCTATCGATGCGCATGCGCTGCTGACAGAACAGGGCATGCTATGCTACACACACTTTATGGTCAAGCGATGAAGCACAATACTCAGTTTTTTGTTGAATATTTTGCGCTGGACCTTATCATGGACAAAGAAG GCACCTGCCAGGGGGTTATTGCACTAAACATGGAGGATGGTACCCTTCATCGTTTCCGTTCAACAAATACTATTTTAGCAACAGGA GGTTATGGCAGAGCTTACTTCTCTGCTACTTCAGCTCACACATGTACTGGTGATGGCAATGCTATGGTTGCACGTGCTGGGTTACCCCTTCAG GATCTTGAGTTTGTGCAGTTCCATCCTACAGGCATTTACGGTGCTGGATGCCTTATAACTGAAG GCTCCCGGGGCGAAGGTGGTATTCTTAGGAACAGCGAAGGTGAGAGGTTCATGGAACGATATGCCCCTACCGCCAAAGATCTTGCATCTCGTGATGTTGTTTCAAGATCTATGACTATGGAAATTAGAGAAGGACGTGGTGTAG GACCAATGAAGGACCATCTCTACCTGCACCTTAATCATCTTCCTCCAGAAGTTCTAAAGGAAAGGCTTCCTGGTATATCTGAGACTGCTGCTATTTTTGCTGGCGTTGATGTCACCAAAGAGCCTATTCCTGTTTTACCAACTGTGCACTATAATATGGGCGGTATCCCGACAAATTATCATGGGCAG GTGGTGGATATCAAGGGTGATAACCCAGACACAGTTATTCCTGGTCTGATGGCTGCTGGGGAGGCAGCTTGTGCATCTGTTCATGGTGCAAACCGTCTTGGTGCAAATTCACTTCTTGACATTGTTGTCTTTGGGAGGGCTTGCGCAAACAGGGTTGCTGAGATTTCCAAGCCAG GAGAGACACAGAAACCTCTTGAAAAAGACGCAGGGGAGAAGACCATCGCTTGGTTGGACAAGCTGAGAAATGCAAATGGATCACTGCCTACTTCGAAGATTCGCCTCAACATGCAACGTATTATGCAAAATAATGCTGCAGTTTTCCGTACACAGGAAACTCTAACAGAAG GTTGCGAGCTGATTAGTGAAGCGCAGAAAAGTTTCCATGATGTCAAGCTCAGTGACAGAAGTCTCATATG GAATTCGGACTTGATAGAGACCATAGAATTAGAAAACCTGCTAATAAATGCATGCATAACCATGCATTCAGCCGAGGCTCGCCAAGAGAGCAGAGGAGCTCATGCTCGCGAAGATTTCAAG ACAAGAGATGACGACAAGTGGATGAAGCACTCGCTAGG GTACTGGGAGGACGAAAAGGTTAGACTAGAATACAGGCCAGTTCACATGAACACCTTGGATGATGAAGTCGAGACTTTCCCGCCGAAGGCACGTGTTTACTAA